The genome window CCTCTGTAAGTTCAAGGGGGGGCTTGGCTATTCCCCATCAATTTTGGGGTTCCCTgactccccctttttttttttttttttttttaattcccccccccgCCAGGAAAAGCCGTAGGTTCAGTAGGGGGTTACATCGCCGGCAGCGCTACCTTGGTGGACGCCGTGAGATCTTTGGGGGCCGGATTTATTTTTACCACAGCGTTACCCCCCGCCGTAGCCGCGGGGGCTTTGGCTTCCTTTAAAAATTTTGGGGGGGCCCGAGGGGGGGTCGTTGAGACGCACCCACCAACGTCACGCCAAACACCTTCGCCTCCTCCTCAAAGACCGTGGCTTGCCCGTCGTCCTTGTCCCAGCCACATCGTCCCCGTTTTGGTAAAATTTGGGGCTGtaaaagtataattttttttttttttttttttttggggggggggggaggaattcTATGGAAATTTTGGGGTGCCCTGACCCTCCCTCTATAAAATATTTGGCGCCAGGGAGGCGCATACGAGGatctgggggggtctggggggttcggggggggttcgggggggggtgtggggtaattttggttttgggggtCCAAGTGAGGGTTTTTGGGGGTCCCTGACCcccccattttcccccaaaaaatatattttagcatcggggtgggggggggaacaTATAAGGGTCTATAGGGGGCTGTGGGGATCCATAAGGGtctgggggggttcagggggggtttggggggatccgagggggattttgggggttcagggggattTTTGggtcccctgacccccccattttcccccaaaaaaatacTTTGGGCACCGGGGGGGTCATACAATAATCTATAGGGGTCTATGGGGATCCGTAAGGGTCTATGGGGGTCctcaggggtctgggggggttcagggggggttGGAGTTAAtttggggggttcaggggggattTTGAggtcccctgacccccccatttCCCCCAAAAAATTACTTTGGGCACCGGGGGGGTCGTGTAAGCATCTATAGGGGTCTATGAGGATCCATAAGGGTCTGGGGGGGTTCAAGGGGGGTTTGGGGATCcaagggggattttgggggttcagggggggattttggggtcccctgaccccccctttcccccccaaaaaaatgttTGGGGGCAccaggggggtgttgggggggtggggtggggtgtacAAGCATCTATAGAGGCCTATGAGGATCCataggggtcgggggggggggtgtcagggtttTTGGGGTCTCCCAGGTGGATTTTTGGGGTGATTCTTTGTCTTTTTGGGGGTGCAGGTGGGTGACGCCGAGGCCAACACCCGCCTGAGCCGCCTGTTGCTGGAGGACCACGGGCTGTACGTTCAGGCCATCAACCACCCCACGGTCCCCCGGGGGCGGGAGGTGCTGAGGTTGGCGCCCaccccccaccacagcccccccatGATGGAGAATTTGGCTGGTGGGTTGtttgggggggtcatgggggggttttgaggggatctggggggatttgggggggtcatggggggggtttggggaggatgggaggggtttgggggggatctgggggggttttgggggggtcataGGGGGGTtgagggggatgtgggggggtttggggggacctgggggaccttgggggggtcatgggggggttttgggggggatgtgggggggttgggggtcatgggagggtttggggggttggggggtcatggggggttttgagggaatgtggggggtttgggggggtcatgggggggtttgaggggatctggggggatttggggggtcatggggggggttggagggatctggggtttttgggggggtcatAGGGGGGTtgagggggatgtgggggtgtttggggggacctgggggggcttgggggggtcatgggggggttttggggggatggggggggttttgggggggtcatggggggggtACATGGAGaagtttgggggggggacacagtgCTGGtagccgggggggggcggggacaaCAACACACAGAGCAACCCCCAGGGAtggagtttgggggggtccctgtgtccccctttaaccccccccccgtgtgtgtctgtgtccccccccagaccGCCTGTCGCAGTGTTGGGGGGCCCTGGGTCTCCCCCGAGAAGCCCCCCCGggtccctcctgctcctcctgtcACCGGCCCCTCCACTTCACCCTCATGAGCGACTGGGAACGGCAACACTTCcagcccgggggggtccccgtcatggcctgacccccccccccaaaaaaaaacacccccaaaaaacccccagaaacacccacccccccccaaaactcctgcttcctcccagtgctcccagttccggCCAATAAACCATTATGGGGGTGACTGGGGGACTCTGGGTCATTCTTTTtttgccggggggggggccctgggggatGTGTGggcccccccctcaaaaaaaagccccaaaattcagcccccccaccccaaaaaaaccccaaaatatccacaccccctccccaaactcctgcctcctcccagtgctcccagttccggCCAATAAACCATTATGGGGGTGACTGGGGACTCTGGGTCGTTCTTTttttgccgggggggggggccctgggggatGTGTGggccccccccctcaaaaaaaagccccaaaattcAGCCCCtccaccccaaaaaacccccagaaatatccacacccccctccccaaaccccttcctcctcccagttctcccagttccAGCCAATAAACCATTATGGGTGTAACCCTGGGCAAGTTTTTTTCCGGGGGGGCCCCCTGAGGTACCTGTGGGGGCCCCCCCCTTCGAATttcccccccccggaccccctggGGCGGGTGgaggcacacccccccccccttatcAAGATTTTTGGGGAATGAGGAAGGAATTTATgagccactcccccccccccccggaaaaaaagggggggccccccaccccccccaatatGTAGGGCCCCCCCCGCACCTTATGACGTCACATCGCAGTGGGGGGGCCCCCCCTATGCTGAGACCTGGGGgtaaaaataagggggggggggtggacaCCTGCGTGGCCTGAGggtaaaaaggggggggggggggggcgtttcCCAGTGGCTCCCACCCCCTCCCAGTTTGCCCAGTTTCCCCGTGGCCTCTCCCAGTGCTGCCAGGGAGCGGCTTTGCTGGGGTGACTGGGAAGTGGGGGCCAActgcgacccccccccccccccccccaaaaatatcCAACAAACCCCGAAGCTCGGGAACGCCCCAACGGCTCATGGAGGTACGAGGGGGGGGGCTTTACACCCCCTTACCCCACCCTTACACCCCCCTTACCACCCTTACAACCCCCTTTCACCCCTTTAAATCCCCTTTCCCCATCTTACACCCCCCTTACACCCCTTTACACCCCTTAAACCCCCTTACACTTCTCTTACACCCCTTACACCCCCTTAAatccccttacacccccttacacccccaTTACACCCGCTTACCTCTCCTTACACCCCCTTACACGCCTTTACACtcccccttacaccccccttACACCCATTTACACCACCTTACACCCCCTTACCGCCCATTACACGCCTTTACACTTGCCGCCCTTACACCTCCATACCCCCCTTACACCTCTCTTACACCCTCTTACACCCCTTTACACTCCCCATTGCACCCCACTTTAGCCAAATCCCTCCCTCACACCCCCTTACACCCTccttacacccccttacaccccctaATACACCTTTATGctcccccttacaccccctttACCCAAATCCCGcccttacacccccttacaccccaCTTACACCCTCTTACACTCCCCCTTAACCCCCCCTTTACCCATAtccccccttacacccccttacaccccccttACACCCCCTAATACCCCTTCATGCTCCCCCTTCCACCCCCTTTGCCCAAATCCCGCCCTTACACCCCATTACACCCTCCTTACACCCCATTACACCCCCAATATACCTTTATGCtcccccttacacccccctttACCCAAATCCCACCCTCACACCCCTttacacccccttacacccccttacaccccctaATACCCTTCATGCtcccccttacacccccctttGCCCAAATCCCGcccttacacccccttacacccTCCTTACACCCCCTAATACCCCTTCATGCtcccccttacacccccctttGCCCAAATCCCGCCCTTACaccccttacacccccttacacccctAATACCCCTTCATGCtcccccttacacccccctttGCCCAAATCCCGcccttacacccccttacacccccttacacccccttccACCCCGTCTCCACCCCCCTaaccccctccccatctccccacagccccccactccccccccgccCACCCCTTGGCCCCCCCGCGACGCCGCCCTGGCAGCGGCCGAAGTCGCCATCTTGGCCCTCGTCCTCGCCTTGGCCTTGGGGGCAACGCCTTGGTccttacacccccttacacccccttacacccccttacacccccttacacccccttacacTCCTTTACACCCCCTAATACCCCTTCATGCtcccccttacacccccctttACCCAAATCCCGCCCTTACACCCCACTTACACCCTCTTACACTCCCCCTTAAGCCCCCCTATACCCATACCCCCCTTAcccccccttacacccccttacacccccttacacccccttatACCCCTTTATGctcccccttacacccccttacacccccttacaccccccttACACTCCTTTACACCCCCAAATACCTCTTTATGCTCCCCATTTACACCCCCCTTTACCCAAATCCCGCCCTcacacccccttacacccccttactCCTTTACACCCCCTAATACCCCTTCATGCTCCCCTTACACCCCCCTTTGCCCAAATCCCCTCCTcacacccccttacacccccttacaccccaCTTACACCCCCTAATACCCCTTTATGctcccccttacacccccccTTTACCCAAATCCCGCCCTcacacccccttacacccccttacacTCCTTTACACCCCCTAATACCCCTTCATGCtcccccttacacccccctttGCCCAAATCCCCTCCTcacacccccttacacccccttacaccccccttACACCCCCTAATACCCCTTTATGCtcccccttacacccccctttACCCAAATCCCGCCCTcacacccccttacacccccttacacccccttacaccccctaATACCCCTTCATGCTCCTCCTTACACCCCCCTTTGCCCAAATCCCGcccttacacccccttacacccccttacacTCCTTTACACCCCCTAATACCCCTTCATGCtcccccttacacccccctttGCCCAAATCCCCTccttacacccccttacacccTCCTTACACCCCATTACACCCCCAATATACCTTTATGCTCTCCCTTACACCACCCTTTACCCAAATCCCGCCCTcacacccccttacacccccttacaccccccttACACCCCCTAATACCCCTTTATActcccccttccacccccctTTGCCCAAATCCCGcccttacacccccttacacccccttacacccccttccACCCCATCTCCACCCCCCTaaccccctccccatctccccacagccccccactccccccccgccCACCCCTTGGCCCCCCCGCGACGCCGCCCTGGCAGCGGCCGAAGTCGCCATCTTGGCCCTCGTCCTCGCCTTGGCCTTGGGGGGCAACGCCTTGGTCCTTTGGGCCTTGAGCCCCCGCGGCGCcaggcccggggcgggggccccttcccgccgcccggcgccgccgttacGCCGTTACCTCCGACACCTCAGCGTGGCCGACCTGGGGGTGGCGGGGGGCCAGGTGCTCCCCCAACTCCTCTGGGACGTCACCGACCGCTTCCGGGGTCCCGACGTCCTCTGTCGCCTCACCAAGTACCTCCAGGGCGTCGCCATGTTTGCCCCGGCCTACGTGGCGGTAGCCATGGCCTACGATCGCCATCGGGCTATCTGTAGGCCTTtggggagcgcggggggggggacgacgacgaggaagagggggaagaggttggcggggtgctgggggtggggacgggggggtactgggggtactggggatactggggagaGGGTGAGGAGACCGgttgggtgctgggggtgggggtgtggggatgATGGGGgtactggggatactggggagaGGGTGAGGAGACCGGTTGGGTGCTGGaggtgggggtgtggggatgATGGGGgtactggggatactggggagaGGGTGAGGAGACCGGTTGGGTGCTGGGGATGGAGGCGTGAGgacactggggatactggggataGAGCAAAGAAACCAGttgggtgctggggacagggacacggggacactggggatactggggacaGAGCAACGAGACCAgttgggtgctgggggtgggggcgtggggatgctgggggtactggggatactgggaatAGGGTACAAGGACCAGTTGGGTGCTGGGGACAgagacatggggacactgg of Athene noctua chromosome 39, bAthNoc1.hap1.1, whole genome shotgun sequence contains these proteins:
- the LOC141973000 gene encoding 5-aminolevulinate synthase, erythroid-specific, mitochondrial-like; this translates as MDQYKPLPTPSSAASAPPPSINQYKPVKGAQYQSVQTSMNQYSPVCVPVRTRKAVGSVGGYIAGSATLVDAVRSLGAGFIFTTALPPAVAAGALASFKNFGGARGGVVETHPPTSRQTPSPPPQRPWLARRPCPSHIVPVLVGDAEANTRLSRLLLEDHGLYVQAINHPTVPRGREVLRLAPTPHHSPPMMENLADRLSQCWGALGLPREAPPGPSCSSCHRPLHFTLMSDWERQHFQPGGVPVMA